gtaactttgctaagttcaTTATGCCTACAATGGTTTTTCTATCATTGtgaaactgatcatgctttggtatgaatgctttactggaatggatatttgagatagaatcaataccttgaatgtttgtgttgGTTGTTGAATGAACTGAGATAATCTGGCAGTTTGGCAGAGTAATGAATAaacgatctctctctcacttcttcAAGTGTTAAGGTGTTACTGGAATGGCTTGAGGATACTTGGCAGAGCACCGAATGAAGAGCAGTGCAGTGTGGAATGGGAATGAAATGAAgattaatagctgctgaaatctgaaaccacatgaaggtgttcgggtgtgaaaattttgcaaatatgctgctggagctggagtcaaaaaggAGTATCACataggcgtggagctggagtcaaaaaaaaatattacataggcgtggagctggagtcaaaaaaatgtccagaatagatggctgagcatgcttaagggatagctgcagatttttttcacacacatacactattccttttttttttaagtgttggtagatagatagaaaaataggggtttgtaaagtgaagtataaacagaagcaataattcttgtcttggaatttctatatctgtaatattgtattgcatttttttttaaataaaatccaactaccgggttttgttaatatcgcgtgtttatgaaactactcgatatttgcttcctttcttagctagaataaattctaaattaaatccgtagatttaattattcataaaccggaataaattcacgactcaagaaataataataaaaatagaaaaataattctattgtgattaataaataacatgacttcgctaagtcagttatgaatctgaaataattattggcttactcaataattttcattgcgattttatttacgcgaaactactgacttggtaataaaataataatcctgcttaattagaatataatccagtgtcataagttgaatttaaataataaataattactgggcctgatttactgaaagatgaaataataattatcgtattactggatttaaatataataaaagagcgggttgttacaggtaagccctaatttcttccttttctattttccccctttttccattttctaaattaaaaatctgaaatactCATCTCTTTTtccctctttggcagatcggagaccacctcggctccgtcgccgaccgtcgaccgccggcagccaccgcggctgccgtcccctgaccttgactcacacacacagtagggttcaagccacaattcagttcacaaaatagcataggattttTTTCTTAGCACATATCATTCTCATACTGTAATTGCTTAAtgaaatctgaaattcttttcttgaaactgaactagtctgtaaatttcagttcatatgtgcatatgtaaacatgttgtgaaatatcagaacagccgtatgaattgatatgaattggtggttccctgagggtgatgataccttgagtaGGTGGATAATAGTCTCTTAAAGTTGGCTGTGAAattgggctgcagtagttgaaaatggtggtgtgagaatggtgaaagtggctgtggttttaaagaaaaatggggtggtttggatcgtggaaattcttcaacttacaggtatgaacactttcagctagctttgtatgactgaagaatttccttcagcatgcgtagtaaattcttcagcatgcttaggattcagcatgcttaggattattctaattaaaatatctaagagattaatatattaattatatggttccaaactcatttaaatacattaagacatataagcctaattcttattgaagcataaaatccatttgagcttgcttctaacataaattaaattactcatgggcttaagtaaacaatcgataaaagattcatatttaacacttcagtgttaaattctccacaataaattaatggactcaaaatatattttgagtgcatcatctattgaaaataaaaaaaataaatcatcacatatataaattatcaaattcatataaatacgtattttattaatggatgctgaaccctaattaccataatcaatccttaaatcagtaattaaaagtatataatccttattaaaaagtcgggtcattacaataAAAGAAAAGCAAATATTGAAAATGGGTAAAGTAACGGCAGTTTATAAAAAAGAAACGGAAATGCATGAAATCCGGTCCAGCTAAATCGGTCTTCAAAAACATCTCGGGCCACGTGTCGAAATCTTAGCAGCAGTGTTCACATGAACACTGTGCAGCGTAGACACTTCCCTTTTGATTGGGCTACTCTTATTCATCTTGAGCTGGCCTCAATTTCACTCCTTTAACCCCCAATAGGCAATAGTTGTCACTCTTacacaatatttttataatggGTTAATGCTGCGAAATGTACAATCTCGACagtgaaatttaaatattggtcatcaatttaatttcaataattttttaatcaattttaacATGAACAAACTTAAATTTATACTTTACTTTAATTACGTACAACTATCtatcaaatataaatataaagtaCACCTGATACGAATTTGTACCAGTGGTGGCACACAATATTCTAGTACATCTGGTATGAATTTGGATTGTTTGTACCAATCTTATCAGGTCATTTTGCTTTACAATTGGTACGGACGGTCCCTATTCGTACCAGATGTATCAGGTACCACTAACTGGTGCTACTAGTTGGAACGATTGGTGCGGATTTTTCTATTCGTACTAGTATGACTACAATTTTTTCTGCATTTACTTTAGGGCCAATTTTGTTCAAATTTGTAAAAATTACTtacaatatattaaaattaagtgGGTGACCTCTTTTTAAGtattactatatatttataatgaCTATATCTCGAATTCCGCCTCTTTTATAATTGGGATGATGTGGAATAAATCTAATACCATTGGATGAGcttttaagaagaaaaaaaatagaacttATGTTGGAGAGAATGGTTAATAAATGGAATCTAATGATAAGCATATTTTCACAAGAACAAAATGATCTAGtaatgacataattttcgaaaaattgtGACATCGTATGATCAGTATCTATTATGCGTGTCATAAAAATAATACATGTCATAAAATATAGTGACATTTGAGGGTGTATCAATTCGTGTAACTAATAAAATTTGCTTGCATTTTTATATATAGCAAAAGTATATAGATGGATGCATGTCTAGATGTAACTAAATTTTATTACACAAATGATGGAGCAAATTTTGTGGCAGGTCTCTTGATGTCATGAAAATTGTGTCATTACTGGATAATTTTGTCGTAGTGTCTCACAAAAAAAATGGATTGAGTAGTTTATTAATAGTTGTGAGCTACATTCATTTAATTTGTGAATAACTAGATAATGGTATCCATACAATTTATGTCGAAAATAAAAGTTGCCAAATATAGAAGtcctaagttttttttttttttttttttttatgattccACAATATCCATATACGAAACGAAAACAAGAGATATATATACGCAAACACACATGTTTGTAGACGATGAAGAGAGAAAAGAGGAGATAGGAATCGGGCGCGGCCGTGGGTGATGGAAAGCCCGACGGCAACGGAACGCAGACCACGGCGGCTGAGCCGATACCGAGAATTGGTAGAAGACAAATATGGTTTGGTTTCGCCGTACCGGCGAAAGTTTGTGTTCGAAGACAAGGAAACATTTGATTTTAAGGGTTGGTACGATTCCGACGACGAAGACTTAGACGACCATCTCGACGTTCATCGCACCATTAAGAGATTCCTCCAACAAGTCCGCGAAAGTGGGGTCCGTCATATATATCTTTTTTCTTaccaaattaattaatgatatatattattatacatGTTAATTAATCTGTTATGTTTGTAGGGTTATGATTTGGATTGTTGTCCACCTAGTTGGTTCCACGTTCCTTTCCGGCCTATAGATCTCGCCGATGCCAAGAACAACGATCAGCCATTTTATAATGAATTGATCAAAGCAGCAC
This is a stretch of genomic DNA from Salvia miltiorrhiza cultivar Shanhuang (shh) unplaced genomic scaffold, IMPLAD_Smil_shh fragScaff_scaffold_61, whole genome shotgun sequence. It encodes these proteins:
- the LOC131003043 gene encoding uncharacterized protein LOC131003043, with amino-acid sequence MESPTATERRPRRLSRYRELVEDKYGLVSPYRRKFVFEDKETFDFKGWYDSDDEDLDDHLDVHRTIKRFLQQVRESGGYDLDCCPPSWFHVPFRPIDLADAKNNDQPFYNELIKAAHFAINEINAEMTEKCYELVEVERVVLTSTWTKLLTFTAKEEVMRNACADFESDSEVDGDASIKTIQAMVHECFDDSLELEQWRFKPLPLAMEL